A single Aminobacterium mobile DSM 12262 DNA region contains:
- the gatB gene encoding Asp-tRNA(Asn)/Glu-tRNA(Gln) amidotransferase subunit GatB, translating into MSKLTFTPVIGLEIHVQLATKTKIFCSCSTDYIGAVPNTNVCPACLGLPGSLPSLNGKAVEYGVRAGLALNCTIREATRFHRKNYFYADLPKAYQISQYDLPIAEKGYVEITTEEGGPHKIRITRLHLEEDAGKLVHEATDGRLAGADQSFVDYNRGGVPLAEIVSEPDLRSAAEAKEYVSRLRQLVRYLEVSDGDMEKGSLRVDANISVKCSDGRWGDRAEVKNLNSLRALERALEYEFKRQSQLLAEGKTIVQETRHWNDVDGVTMATRSKEEAHDYRYFPEPDLPPLILPKGFVEKIKSTLPELPWEKVERFKKEYELSDVDAMILSEHVALADFYEACVRAGATPARAANWVRTEVLRILNDKKIELADFPVAPEILAKIIAKVDDNKISTTAAREVLDTMVDRRLSLEKAMEACGVQEGGITGAQLEEMVQSVLDNNSDVVEVIRSGEDKKGKKKKFLQGLVMKEARGQADPKDVVSALEKLLGI; encoded by the coding sequence ATGTCTAAACTAACTTTTACCCCGGTTATCGGTCTTGAAATTCACGTGCAGCTCGCTACGAAGACAAAAATATTCTGCTCTTGCTCTACGGATTATATTGGGGCGGTTCCTAACACGAATGTATGCCCAGCTTGTCTTGGGTTGCCTGGTTCTCTTCCCTCCTTGAACGGGAAAGCTGTGGAATATGGAGTAAGGGCTGGTCTGGCCTTAAATTGCACAATACGGGAAGCCACGCGGTTCCATCGTAAAAACTATTTTTATGCAGACCTACCTAAAGCCTATCAGATTAGCCAGTACGACCTTCCCATAGCGGAGAAGGGGTATGTTGAGATAACGACTGAGGAAGGCGGCCCTCATAAGATACGGATCACACGTCTCCATCTGGAGGAAGACGCCGGAAAGCTTGTGCATGAAGCTACAGACGGCCGACTGGCTGGAGCCGATCAGTCTTTCGTGGACTATAACAGGGGAGGCGTTCCTCTAGCGGAAATAGTTTCTGAACCAGATCTTCGTTCGGCAGCAGAGGCTAAAGAGTATGTATCAAGACTCAGACAACTTGTGAGATATCTTGAAGTGTCTGATGGCGATATGGAGAAGGGCTCGTTGCGGGTAGACGCCAACATATCGGTGAAGTGTTCCGACGGTCGTTGGGGCGATAGAGCCGAGGTAAAGAACCTCAACTCCCTGCGGGCTTTGGAACGGGCCTTGGAATATGAATTTAAACGTCAAAGCCAGCTTTTGGCTGAAGGGAAGACTATTGTTCAGGAGACCCGCCATTGGAACGACGTAGATGGAGTGACAATGGCGACGAGAAGCAAGGAAGAGGCTCATGATTATCGCTATTTCCCTGAGCCTGACTTGCCACCTCTCATTCTTCCCAAAGGTTTTGTGGAGAAGATCAAGAGCACATTGCCCGAGCTTCCATGGGAAAAAGTGGAGCGGTTCAAAAAAGAATATGAGCTTTCGGATGTTGACGCTATGATTCTTTCAGAACATGTGGCCCTTGCCGACTTCTATGAAGCCTGTGTTCGTGCTGGAGCGACTCCTGCCCGAGCAGCGAATTGGGTCAGGACAGAAGTGCTTAGAATTTTGAACGACAAGAAAATAGAGCTTGCTGATTTCCCTGTAGCTCCTGAAATTTTAGCGAAGATTATCGCTAAAGTTGATGATAATAAAATTTCTACAACGGCAGCTCGAGAAGTTCTCGACACGATGGTGGACCGGCGTCTCTCTTTGGAGAAGGCGATGGAGGCCTGTGGTGTTCAGGAAGGCGGCATAACAGGGGCTCAGCTTGAAGAGATGGTTCAATCTGTGTTGGATAACAATAGTGATGTGGTGGAAGTTATCCGAAGCGGAGAGGACAAAAAGGGCAAGAAAAAGAAGTTTCTCCAAGGGCTTGTTATGAAAGAAGCTCGAGGGCAGGCGGATCCGAAGGATGTTGTTTCGGCTCTTGAGAAATTGCTTGGAATATAG
- the gltA gene encoding NADPH-dependent glutamate synthase — MALNIAPKRLPVPEQSPEERIKNFNDVVIGYSIEEAVAESSRCLQCKNAPCIKGCPVSINIPAFLKAIREKNLEESYEIITQYTNLPAVCGRVCPQEKQCEGVCTVGKIKGYDPVSIGKMERFIADWKAEHGSKEPPKVVPQTKGKVAVVGSGPSSLTVAGDLAKMGYKVTVFEALHAAGGVLMYGIPEFRLPKAIVRREIENIKALGVEIQTNTVVGRSVTIEEIRDNYDAMYIASGAGTPHFMGIAGTSLNGVYSASEYLTRINLMHGYEFPKYDTPVKESEKVVVVGGGNVAMDAARSALRLGAKNVQVVYRRSLEELPARIEEYHHAVEEGVVFNWLTNPVEYVGDDKGNLVGVKCIRMELGEPDASGRRRPQPVAGSEFTLEADTIIEAIGQGPNKVLLNAFPELKLNKKGYIEADEETGQADPDWVFAGGDIVTGAATVILAMGAGKKAAVAIDEYISTKKAGEKK, encoded by the coding sequence ATGGCGTTGAATATTGCTCCTAAAAGACTGCCCGTTCCCGAGCAATCACCAGAGGAACGGATTAAGAATTTTAATGATGTTGTTATAGGTTATAGCATTGAAGAGGCTGTAGCAGAAAGCTCTCGGTGCCTTCAGTGCAAGAATGCTCCGTGTATTAAAGGGTGCCCAGTCTCCATTAATATCCCAGCTTTCCTTAAAGCTATTAGAGAAAAAAATCTGGAAGAATCGTATGAGATTATTACCCAGTACACAAACCTTCCTGCAGTGTGCGGACGTGTCTGCCCTCAGGAAAAGCAGTGTGAAGGCGTTTGCACTGTAGGGAAAATAAAGGGATATGATCCTGTCTCTATCGGTAAAATGGAGCGTTTTATAGCCGACTGGAAAGCTGAGCATGGCAGCAAAGAGCCACCTAAGGTCGTACCTCAGACGAAAGGGAAAGTGGCGGTTGTAGGTTCTGGCCCTTCCAGTTTGACAGTTGCTGGCGATTTGGCAAAAATGGGATATAAAGTAACTGTTTTTGAGGCATTGCATGCCGCAGGCGGAGTTCTCATGTATGGCATTCCTGAGTTCCGTCTTCCTAAAGCTATCGTACGCCGTGAGATTGAGAACATTAAGGCTTTAGGCGTAGAGATTCAGACGAATACCGTCGTAGGACGGAGCGTTACCATTGAAGAAATTCGTGATAATTACGATGCCATGTACATTGCATCCGGAGCAGGAACTCCTCATTTCATGGGAATTGCTGGAACAAGCTTGAATGGCGTGTATTCTGCCAGTGAGTACTTGACCCGAATCAATTTAATGCATGGATATGAATTTCCTAAATACGACACCCCTGTGAAAGAGTCAGAGAAAGTGGTTGTCGTAGGTGGCGGAAACGTGGCTATGGATGCTGCCCGTTCCGCTCTTCGTCTCGGCGCGAAGAACGTGCAGGTGGTTTATCGCCGCTCTCTTGAAGAGCTTCCTGCCCGTATTGAAGAGTACCATCACGCCGTAGAGGAAGGCGTCGTATTCAACTGGCTTACAAACCCTGTAGAGTACGTAGGAGACGACAAGGGCAACCTGGTGGGAGTCAAGTGTATCCGCATGGAACTTGGCGAACCTGACGCTTCTGGCCGTCGCCGTCCTCAGCCCGTTGCCGGCAGTGAGTTTACCCTTGAGGCCGATACTATTATTGAAGCTATTGGACAAGGCCCCAATAAAGTCTTGCTCAACGCTTTCCCTGAACTGAAGCTCAATAAGAAGGGATACATTGAAGCCGATGAAGAGACAGGGCAAGCAGACCCAGACTGGGTTTTTGCTGGTGGAGATATTGTTACCGGAGCCGCAACCGTCATATTGGCCATGGGCGCAGGAAAGAAAGCGGCTGTAGCCATCGACGAATATATTTCCACAAAAAAAGCAGGAGAAAAAAAGTAA
- a CDS encoding tRNA 2-thiocytidine biosynthesis TtcA family protein — protein MIQGIKDKELKIQPTIRKRIGKALGDYSMINDGDKIMVGLSGGKDSLMLLTALALFRKRSPRHFDLAACTVDISGGHLDTKPLTNFCHSLEVDHFITLYPISEIIKNRDEKSPCSFCANLRRGIISSVAQDKGYNVLALGHNLDDVAETVLMNLFQTGRFKCFQPRFWQSRTNVWVIRPLIYVGEEELRSEAVRLNLPVVQEVCPFSLDTQRSRTRSLIGELEKEAPWIKVNILHALSSIRSSDIWQKEKEED, from the coding sequence ATGATTCAAGGAATAAAGGATAAAGAACTAAAAATACAACCGACTATCAGGAAAAGAATCGGCAAAGCGCTAGGGGATTACTCCATGATCAACGATGGGGATAAAATAATGGTGGGACTCTCTGGAGGAAAAGACAGTCTCATGTTGCTCACAGCCCTCGCGTTGTTCAGGAAACGATCACCTCGCCATTTCGACCTCGCCGCTTGCACAGTAGATATTTCCGGGGGACATTTAGACACCAAGCCTCTAACCAACTTTTGCCACTCTTTAGAAGTAGATCATTTTATCACTCTCTACCCTATATCGGAAATAATAAAAAACAGGGACGAAAAATCTCCCTGCAGTTTTTGTGCAAACCTTAGACGAGGAATTATCAGTTCCGTAGCTCAAGATAAAGGATATAACGTTCTGGCTTTAGGGCACAATCTTGACGATGTGGCAGAGACTGTGCTTATGAACTTATTTCAAACTGGCCGATTCAAATGTTTTCAACCTCGCTTCTGGCAAAGTCGAACAAACGTCTGGGTCATCAGGCCCCTCATCTACGTAGGTGAGGAAGAGTTGCGCAGTGAAGCGGTGCGACTCAATCTGCCTGTCGTTCAAGAAGTTTGTCCTTTTTCTCTAGATACTCAGAGAAGCCGCACCCGCTCTCTCATTGGGGAGCTTGAGAAAGAAGCTCCGTGGATCAAAGTCAATATTCTTCACGCCCTCTCCTCAATACGTTCTTCCGACATATGGCAAAAGGAAAAAGAGGAAGACTGA
- a CDS encoding sulfide/dihydroorotate dehydrogenase-like FAD/NAD-binding protein has protein sequence MYKIVSKKLVVPKEFDVWVEAPRVARHVQPGQFVIIRTNPKGERIPLTVADFDREKGLIRMIFQIVGKTTAEFAELNEGDSLSDILGPLGTPSEIKHYGTVLGIGGGVGIAALFPIIRALKEAGNKVITILGGRNKDLVIMKEECEQVSDELIITTDDGSAGMKGVVTDAMALLSERGEKIDQAWAVGPSIMMKFASFKAKELNIPIFVSLNPIMIDGTGMCGGCRVTINDQIRFACVDGPEFDGWGVNWNEFMNRLRQYKDEEKMSLEKFQAEMGE, from the coding sequence GTGTACAAAATAGTCTCCAAAAAGCTTGTCGTACCGAAGGAGTTCGACGTATGGGTCGAGGCTCCAAGGGTAGCGCGACATGTCCAGCCCGGACAGTTCGTTATTATTAGAACGAACCCAAAAGGTGAGCGGATTCCTCTCACAGTAGCTGATTTTGACAGAGAGAAAGGGCTCATCAGGATGATCTTCCAGATTGTAGGGAAGACGACAGCAGAGTTTGCCGAATTGAACGAGGGAGATTCTCTCTCTGATATTCTCGGACCTCTGGGCACTCCTAGCGAGATCAAGCATTATGGAACAGTGCTTGGCATTGGTGGCGGAGTAGGAATTGCGGCTCTCTTCCCCATTATCCGCGCTTTGAAGGAAGCGGGAAACAAGGTTATTACCATCCTTGGCGGACGGAATAAAGACCTTGTAATCATGAAGGAAGAGTGCGAGCAAGTCTCTGATGAACTCATTATCACTACCGATGATGGCTCTGCAGGAATGAAGGGTGTGGTTACTGATGCCATGGCTCTCTTGTCAGAGCGTGGCGAGAAGATCGACCAGGCTTGGGCCGTTGGTCCTTCTATCATGATGAAATTCGCTTCTTTCAAAGCGAAAGAATTGAACATTCCCATTTTCGTCTCACTCAACCCCATCATGATCGATGGAACTGGTATGTGCGGTGGCTGCAGAGTAACAATCAACGACCAGATCCGATTTGCCTGTGTCGACGGGCCAGAGTTCGATGGTTGGGGCGTGAACTGGAACGAGTTCATGAACCGTCTGCGACAGTACAAAGACGAGGAAAAAATGTCTTTGGAAAAATTTCAGGCTGAAATGGGTGAATAG
- the fusA gene encoding elongation factor G gives MGTRKPEDIRSIAIVAHGGAGKTSLVEAMLFSNGDISRMGTIEGGNTVADFGAEEQKRQISINTALVTLDRKNKRLYLLDTPGFADFIGEMRSAMRVSDAALTVVSGLHGVEVQTGKAFEFAEDFEIPVVFFVSKLDRENSDFSRTVADIKEQLSEKAAPFFLPVGEELSFNGLVDILKQKAYLYKNDGSGSFSESDVPSEMADEVASLRESLVESIVEADDELMMKYLEGEEISSDELMAAARKAIRERHIFPILPGSGTANIGAHQLLDFLADMLPSPLESHHRKAMVGEEEVEIQASLDTPFSGLCFKVMVDPYVGKLSYIRVFSGHLASDGILYDVNRDEEERISSFKFMKGKDGTDEKEIIVGDIVAIPKLHSTQVGDTVSVKSQNIQFPPINFPKPVYSVAVLAKSRADEDKLSNALHKILEEDPVLTFEKNPETGDNVLSGMGDMHIDIVLSRIRERYGVELETKTPQVPYRETIRKKAEAQGKYKKQTGGRGQYGDVHIRYLPLERGAGFVFEDKIVGGAVPKGYIPAVEKGLREALSKGPLAGFPTVDFQAELFFGSYHEVDSSEMAFKIAASMSFKKGILEANPVLLEPIMVVEVIVPEEYLGDVMGDLNSRRGRILGIDSHGRLQVVRAQVPLAEMFKYAIVLRSMTSGRGTFSMEYDHYEEVPGDVAKKVIAEHKQEEEEE, from the coding sequence ATGGGAACGCGCAAACCTGAAGACATCAGAAGTATTGCCATTGTAGCTCACGGTGGAGCCGGCAAGACGTCCTTGGTGGAGGCTATGCTCTTTTCCAACGGCGATATCTCCCGAATGGGGACCATCGAAGGCGGCAACACCGTTGCAGATTTTGGTGCAGAAGAGCAGAAACGGCAGATTTCTATCAACACCGCTCTGGTAACCTTGGATCGTAAGAACAAGAGACTCTATCTTCTCGACACACCAGGTTTCGCTGACTTTATAGGCGAGATGCGTTCCGCTATGCGAGTATCTGACGCGGCATTAACAGTCGTAAGCGGTCTCCATGGTGTAGAAGTGCAGACTGGAAAGGCCTTTGAGTTTGCAGAAGATTTTGAGATCCCTGTAGTTTTCTTTGTAAGTAAGCTCGATCGTGAAAATTCTGATTTTTCTAGAACTGTAGCGGATATAAAAGAACAGTTGAGCGAAAAAGCAGCTCCTTTTTTTCTCCCAGTGGGAGAAGAGCTTTCTTTCAATGGTCTTGTAGATATACTGAAGCAGAAAGCGTACCTTTATAAAAATGACGGTTCAGGTTCTTTCTCTGAAAGTGATGTTCCCTCAGAGATGGCTGACGAAGTGGCTTCTTTGAGAGAGTCTCTTGTAGAGTCGATTGTGGAAGCCGACGACGAACTCATGATGAAGTATCTGGAAGGGGAAGAAATATCCAGCGATGAACTTATGGCTGCTGCAAGAAAGGCAATACGAGAACGGCACATTTTCCCCATCCTCCCTGGCTCTGGAACGGCCAATATCGGTGCTCACCAGCTCCTTGATTTTCTAGCGGATATGCTTCCCTCCCCCCTCGAGTCTCATCACAGAAAGGCTATGGTAGGGGAAGAAGAAGTAGAAATACAGGCAAGTCTGGATACGCCCTTTTCAGGACTTTGCTTTAAAGTAATGGTAGACCCTTATGTCGGTAAGCTCTCGTATATCAGAGTTTTTTCAGGCCACTTGGCCAGCGATGGAATTCTTTATGACGTGAATAGAGATGAAGAAGAGCGCATCAGCTCTTTTAAATTCATGAAGGGGAAAGATGGAACAGACGAAAAAGAAATTATTGTGGGTGATATTGTAGCCATTCCGAAACTTCATAGCACCCAAGTTGGCGACACAGTAAGCGTAAAAAGCCAGAATATCCAGTTCCCCCCCATTAATTTCCCTAAACCTGTTTATAGCGTTGCAGTGTTGGCCAAGAGCCGCGCTGATGAGGATAAACTTTCCAACGCCCTTCATAAAATTCTTGAGGAAGATCCAGTCCTTACCTTCGAAAAGAACCCGGAAACTGGCGATAACGTTTTGTCGGGTATGGGCGACATGCATATAGATATTGTTCTTTCTCGCATACGTGAGCGTTACGGAGTTGAACTCGAAACGAAAACGCCCCAGGTTCCTTATAGAGAGACAATACGGAAAAAAGCTGAAGCTCAGGGGAAATATAAAAAGCAGACTGGCGGCCGTGGGCAGTATGGAGACGTCCATATTCGTTACTTGCCCCTAGAGAGAGGAGCCGGGTTTGTTTTTGAAGATAAAATTGTAGGCGGTGCTGTGCCCAAAGGGTATATCCCCGCAGTGGAGAAGGGGCTTAGAGAAGCTCTGTCGAAAGGTCCTTTAGCGGGATTCCCCACGGTAGATTTTCAGGCCGAGCTTTTCTTTGGTTCCTATCACGAAGTGGATAGCTCTGAAATGGCCTTTAAAATTGCAGCATCCATGTCTTTCAAGAAAGGAATTCTTGAAGCGAACCCAGTACTTCTTGAACCCATTATGGTTGTGGAAGTTATAGTTCCCGAAGAGTACCTTGGTGATGTTATGGGCGACCTTAACAGTCGTCGCGGCCGAATATTAGGTATAGACAGCCACGGACGCTTGCAGGTCGTGAGAGCCCAGGTTCCTCTTGCGGAGATGTTTAAATACGCTATTGTCCTTCGCTCCATGACATCTGGTCGAGGAACATTCTCTATGGAGTACGACCATTATGAGGAAGTTCCGGGGGATGTTGCGAAAAAGGTTATTGCTGAGCACAAGCAGGAAGAGGAAGAAGAATAA
- a CDS encoding response regulator, translating to MDPIRLVIADDHRLFRDGVKKLLELESDIEVIGEAGDGEEALKVVRDREPDVLLFDINMPKIDGIQLVRELNSYPHNIKYVAVSAYDDEDSLSALSSAGVLGFVLKASGRVELLSAIRSANRNQPYVDPRVAGKLLTSFSRRKEENDQLYELTPREKEILYWLSQGLSNAEVASKMVLSEKTVKNHVSHVLKKLDLRDRTQAAILAWRIGFAQLQPESLRQIIGGSIGEK from the coding sequence ATGGATCCGATACGCCTGGTTATCGCGGATGACCATCGACTCTTTCGAGATGGCGTCAAAAAGTTGTTAGAGCTGGAGTCGGATATAGAGGTGATCGGTGAAGCTGGAGATGGGGAAGAGGCGCTGAAGGTGGTCCGAGACAGGGAGCCAGATGTGCTTCTCTTCGACATTAATATGCCCAAAATCGATGGGATTCAGCTCGTGAGGGAGCTGAACAGTTATCCCCATAATATTAAGTACGTGGCTGTGAGCGCTTACGATGATGAAGATAGCCTGTCGGCTCTTTCTTCAGCTGGAGTTTTGGGATTTGTTTTGAAAGCGTCTGGGCGAGTAGAACTTTTGTCGGCTATCCGATCGGCCAACAGAAACCAGCCTTACGTAGATCCTCGCGTTGCAGGAAAGCTGCTCACTTCTTTCTCACGGCGTAAAGAGGAGAACGACCAGCTTTATGAACTGACACCCCGAGAAAAAGAGATATTATACTGGCTGTCTCAAGGGTTGAGTAATGCTGAAGTGGCTTCTAAGATGGTGCTTTCAGAAAAAACAGTGAAGAACCATGTAAGTCACGTTCTTAAGAAACTAGACTTACGGGACCGCACGCAAGCGGCTATTCTTGCGTGGAGAATTGGGTTTGCCCAGCTGCAACCGGAATCATTACGCCAAATCATTGGTGGCAGTATAGGAGAAAAATAA
- a CDS encoding ABC transporter ATP-binding protein, with product MDTSLLNVHSITVRRGNATILRDLSLRVEAGEVTGVLGRNGAGKSTLAYALMGVPDYIPAKGTIFFQGQDITQWAITERARAGITLAWQLPARYEGITIRDYLRTGAKSCSERDLEEAMSFIQMNSSFLDRCIDKSLSGGERKRIELASIYLMKPQLAILDEPDSGVDLLALREVMGLLRLLADGGSGVMVITHREDVAAGCDRSYLMCDGRIILEGSASAVKRYFMSQCRPCDGCEEQVIRRGKD from the coding sequence ATGGATACGTCTCTCCTGAACGTACATTCCATAACAGTTCGTCGGGGAAATGCGACGATACTGAGGGATTTAAGCCTCCGCGTAGAGGCTGGAGAAGTGACAGGTGTATTAGGTCGAAATGGAGCAGGGAAGTCGACCCTCGCCTATGCGCTGATGGGGGTGCCAGACTATATTCCGGCTAAAGGGACTATTTTTTTCCAGGGCCAGGATATTACCCAGTGGGCTATTACCGAGCGTGCCAGAGCAGGTATAACGTTGGCGTGGCAGCTCCCAGCAAGATATGAGGGTATTACAATTCGAGACTATCTTCGCACGGGAGCAAAAAGTTGTTCAGAACGAGATCTGGAAGAAGCCATGTCTTTTATTCAAATGAATTCTTCTTTTCTGGATCGCTGTATAGATAAGAGCCTTTCAGGGGGGGAGCGGAAACGCATAGAACTTGCCTCCATTTATTTAATGAAACCTCAACTGGCTATTTTGGATGAACCGGATTCAGGGGTGGATTTGCTCGCTTTGCGGGAGGTTATGGGGCTTTTGCGTCTCTTGGCAGATGGTGGAAGTGGCGTAATGGTGATTACCCACCGGGAAGATGTGGCGGCAGGTTGTGACCGATCATACCTTATGTGCGATGGCCGAATTATATTGGAAGGCAGTGCCTCAGCTGTAAAACGCTATTTTATGTCTCAGTGCCGCCCTTGTGACGGATGTGAAGAGCAGGTGATTCGCCGTGGCAAAGATTAG
- a CDS encoding SufB/SufD family protein, protein MAKISEEFQEILSIAAQSPNHGYFNHRKGAYAFIQANKVVDYHEIEGVHIEAYETDDGVKAFIEIEEGTQVKEPVHLCFGDVRKDGRQVIVSHIVVGRGAKVEFLAHCVFPHAEKFLHAMEGLVEVGEGADVAYRELHFHGPKSQMDVRPVTKVTVQNGGRYVNDFTLVEGQIGTLDIKIDIDAVGEGSHVELTSKVYGKHDDQVKIQDVVKLSGQNSSALIKTRTVLKDHSRGSFLGMIDGAASGAKGHVDCTEVIQGHAVADASPVVRASHPEAEVTHEAAIGRIADDKIVGLMAKGLSADEAIDMIVSGLLK, encoded by the coding sequence GTGGCAAAGATTAGCGAAGAGTTTCAAGAGATCCTTTCTATTGCTGCCCAATCTCCCAACCATGGCTATTTCAACCATCGCAAAGGAGCGTATGCCTTTATTCAAGCGAATAAAGTTGTTGACTATCATGAAATAGAAGGAGTCCATATTGAGGCTTACGAAACAGACGATGGAGTAAAGGCCTTTATTGAGATAGAAGAAGGGACGCAGGTGAAAGAGCCTGTTCATCTCTGTTTTGGCGATGTCCGCAAAGATGGGCGGCAGGTTATCGTAAGTCATATTGTAGTAGGCCGCGGGGCGAAGGTGGAGTTTTTAGCTCACTGTGTGTTCCCTCATGCAGAAAAATTCCTTCACGCCATGGAAGGCCTTGTGGAGGTAGGGGAGGGAGCGGATGTTGCTTATAGAGAGCTCCATTTTCACGGACCGAAGAGCCAGATGGACGTTCGGCCTGTAACGAAAGTGACAGTTCAGAATGGCGGCCGGTACGTAAATGATTTTACGTTAGTAGAAGGGCAGATCGGTACCCTTGATATTAAGATCGATATAGATGCTGTTGGAGAGGGGAGCCATGTAGAGCTTACCTCAAAGGTCTATGGGAAACATGATGATCAAGTTAAAATTCAGGATGTTGTAAAATTGTCTGGACAGAATAGTTCGGCGCTTATTAAGACTCGTACCGTTTTGAAGGATCACAGTAGAGGGAGTTTCCTTGGCATGATTGATGGGGCGGCTTCAGGTGCGAAAGGCCATGTTGATTGCACGGAAGTGATTCAAGGTCACGCTGTGGCCGATGCTTCTCCTGTGGTGCGAGCATCTCACCCGGAAGCGGAAGTGACCCATGAGGCAGCTATAGGTCGAATTGCCGACGATAAAATAGTCGGACTTATGGCGAAAGGGCTTTCGGCGGACGAAGCTATAGACATGATTGTCTCTGGTTTGTTGAAGTAG
- a CDS encoding glutaredoxin domain-containing protein gives MIKVYSTPTCPWCTKAKEYLTSKGMIFEVIDVSQNREAAMDMVRKTGQMGVPVVQFDEKYIVGFDRQAIDEEIEKLKA, from the coding sequence ATGATTAAAGTATATTCCACTCCCACATGCCCCTGGTGCACAAAAGCCAAAGAATATCTTACTTCAAAAGGGATGATTTTTGAAGTAATTGATGTCTCCCAAAATAGGGAGGCGGCTATGGATATGGTACGAAAGACTGGCCAGATGGGAGTTCCAGTGGTGCAGTTTGATGAGAAGTATATTGTGGGGTTTGACCGACAGGCTATCGACGAAGAAATTGAAAAACTAAAGGCATAG
- a CDS encoding glucose-6-phosphate isomerase, whose protein sequence is MKPLLQLHLGAALGSHLVSGGATFQELQNLSSRLRQAAQQIKERSRDGLQGTGWLLLPYSDPTEVMKVGRSLASFDALIQIGIGGSALGNQMLHSALLPPYWNEICHEKGRPRFYISDNVDSLENMTMWKCVDPKRTALIVASKSGSTAETMANFLFSWERLERAVGKEEAARQTVVITDLKESLLKDFALEQGCLTLELPSTVGGRYSVLSPVGLLSAAALGIDVPALLCGAREMAQSLVDLEGMEQNPAWVFAGLTWLHYLRGRNMIAFIPYLDGLAMFSDWFAQLWGESLGKAGRGSTPIKALGTIDQHSQLQLYTEGPDDKLYVLVHVKHVDEDITIPLSKDKSLSSLSYLFNQSMNRLRDVEQLSTASALIKAGRPVLWVEIPKLDAKHLGGLIYFFEFATALTGGVMDVNPFDQPGVEQGKHYTYGLMERPGYQSFAEEARGFSALLSQRTIAIPSQEKC, encoded by the coding sequence ATGAAACCCTTGCTTCAGCTCCATTTAGGAGCTGCTCTAGGTTCCCATCTTGTTTCGGGAGGAGCAACGTTTCAGGAACTTCAGAACCTTTCGTCTCGCCTTAGACAGGCGGCTCAACAGATAAAGGAGCGATCTCGTGACGGTTTGCAGGGCACGGGATGGCTCCTTTTACCTTACTCTGATCCTACAGAGGTAATGAAAGTGGGAAGATCCCTCGCTTCTTTTGATGCGTTGATACAGATAGGGATTGGCGGATCAGCGTTAGGGAATCAAATGCTTCATTCTGCTCTTTTGCCCCCGTATTGGAACGAAATTTGTCATGAAAAAGGGAGGCCTCGTTTCTATATTTCCGATAATGTAGATTCTCTTGAGAACATGACTATGTGGAAGTGTGTGGATCCTAAACGTACTGCTTTGATTGTAGCAAGCAAGTCGGGCTCTACTGCTGAGACTATGGCAAACTTCCTCTTTTCCTGGGAACGTTTGGAAAGGGCTGTGGGAAAAGAAGAAGCAGCCAGGCAGACAGTAGTGATTACCGATCTGAAAGAGAGTCTGCTGAAGGATTTTGCTCTGGAGCAAGGCTGTCTTACGTTAGAGCTTCCTTCCACTGTTGGAGGCCGTTACTCTGTTCTTTCCCCGGTGGGGTTGCTTTCTGCCGCTGCTCTTGGAATAGATGTGCCAGCCCTTCTTTGCGGGGCCCGCGAAATGGCGCAGTCTCTCGTCGATCTGGAGGGAATGGAACAGAATCCAGCCTGGGTTTTTGCGGGACTCACTTGGCTTCATTATCTCAGAGGAAGGAATATGATTGCTTTTATTCCATATCTTGACGGACTCGCCATGTTCAGTGACTGGTTCGCTCAACTTTGGGGGGAGAGCCTGGGGAAGGCAGGAAGAGGGTCTACCCCCATTAAGGCTCTTGGAACTATCGATCAACATTCCCAGCTTCAGTTATACACGGAAGGGCCAGATGACAAATTATATGTATTAGTACATGTGAAGCATGTGGATGAGGATATTACAATTCCTCTCTCTAAAGATAAAAGCCTGTCTTCTCTTTCATATCTTTTCAATCAGTCAATGAATCGGCTACGGGATGTAGAGCAGCTCTCCACAGCTTCCGCCCTCATTAAGGCAGGGCGTCCGGTTCTTTGGGTGGAGATACCGAAACTTGATGCGAAGCATCTTGGAGGGCTTATCTATTTCTTCGAGTTTGCCACAGCTCTTACTGGCGGGGTGATGGATGTAAATCCTTTCGATCAGCCAGGAGTAGAGCAAGGGAAACATTATACATACGGTTTGATGGAGAGGCCAGGCTATCAGTCTTTCGCAGAAGAAGCCCGCGGTTTTTCCGCATTGCTTTCTCAACGTACGATCGCCATCCCATCGCAGGAAAAGTGTTAG